Proteins from one Mercurialis annua linkage group LG7, ddMerAnnu1.2, whole genome shotgun sequence genomic window:
- the LOC126656008 gene encoding 26S proteasome regulatory subunit 4 homolog A gives MGQGPSGNRQGLPGDRKQDGGDKKEKKYEAAAPPSRVGRKQRKQKGPEAAARLPTVTPLTKCKLRLLKLERIKDYLLMEEEFVGNQERLKPQEEKAEEDRSKVDDLRGTPMSVGNLEELIDENHAIVSSSVGPEYYVGILSFVDKDQLEPGCAILMHNKVLSVVGLLQDEVDPMVSVMKVEKAPLESYADIGGLDAQIQEIKEAVELPLTHPELYEDIGIKPPKGVILYGEPGTGKTLLAKAVANSTSATFLRVVGSELIQKYLGDGPKLVRELFRVADDLSPSIVFIDEIDAVGTKRYDAHSGGEREIQRTMLELLNQLDGFDSRGDVKVILATNRIESLDPALLRPGRIDRKIEFPLPDIKTRRRIFQIHTSRMTLADDVNLEEFVMTKDEFSGADIKAICTEAGLLALRERRMKVTHADFKKAKEKVMFKKKEGVPEGLYM, from the exons ATGGGTCAAGGACCATCAGGCAACCGGCAAGGTCTCCCCGGAGACAGGAAACAAGACGGCGGCGacaaaaaggagaaaaaatACGAGGCGGCAGCGCCGCCATCAAGAGTGGGTAGGAAGCAACGGAAACAAAAAGGGCCAGAAGCAGCAGCCAGGCTACCGACAGTGACCCCATTAACAAAGTGCAAGCTGAGGCTACTAAAACTCGAGAGAATTAAGGATTATTTGCTGATGGAAGAAGAGTTTGTGGGTAACCAAGAGAGATTGAAGCCGCAGGAGGAGAAGGCTGAGGAGGATAGATCTAAAGTTGATGACTTGCGTGGGACTCCTATGAGTGTGGGTAATTTGGAGGAGTTGATTGATGAGAATCATGCTATTGTTAGCTCTAGTGTTGGGCCGGAATATTATGTTGGGATTTTGTCTTTTGTTGATAAGGATCAGCTGGAACCTGGGTGTGCTATTTTGATGCATAATAAG GTCCTTTCTGTAGTTGGACTTCTTCAGGATGAAGTTGATCCGATGGTGTCTGTTATGAAGGTAGAAAAGGCTCCATTGGAATCTTATGCTGATATCGGTGGTTTAGATGCCCAGATACAGGAAATTAAAGAAGCCGTTGAGCTCCCTTTGACTCACCCTGAACTCTATGAAGATATCGGTATTAAGCCTCCTAAGGGTGTCATATTATATGGAGAGCCTGGGACAGGAAAAACCTTGCTTGCAAAG GCAGTGGCAAATTCAACATCAGCGACTTTCTTACGTGTTGTTGGTAGTGAATTAATTCAAAAGTACTTGGGAGATGGCCCAAAATTAGTGAGGGAACTTTTCAGAGTTGCTGACGATCTCTCTCCATcaatcgtcttcattgatgaaaTTGATGCAGTTGGTACAAAGAG GTACGATGCTCACTCAGGTGGTGAACGGGAAATTCAACGAACCATGTTAGAATTACTGAACCAGTTGGATGGTTTTGATTCGAGAGGAGATGTCAAAGTGATTCTAGCAACTAACAGAATTGAAAGTCTGGATCCTGCTTTGCTCCGACCTGGTCGAATAGACAGGAAGATTGAATTTCCACTTCCTGATATTAAAACAAGGCGGCGCATTTTCCAG ATACACACATCAAGAATGACTTTGGCTGATGATGTCAACTTAGAAGAATTTGTTATGACCAAGGATGAGTTCTCAGGAGCTGACATAAAAGCCATATGTACTGAAGCTGGTTTACTTGCTTTACGCGAGCGACGCATGAAG GTGACTCATGCTGATTTTAAGAAAGCTAAAGAAAAGGTGATGTTCAAGAAGAAGGAAGGGGTACCAGAGGGTCTTTACATGTGA
- the LOC126655395 gene encoding uncharacterized protein LOC126655395 isoform X1: MAPKQCEVCKEAQSKYKCPACLVPYCSLGCFKKHKETPCAKPVFSQDNLSNNTITQVQASDPGPPQNRPLIADVTSELLPKPLPEALASDLEPPQGRPLIADGTCEKLLKPQLEAIASSAEIRSALKDESFRKLICSIDGASDPENELEKAMGAEAFRIFTDKILSVMDQ, translated from the exons ATGGCTCCTAAACAGTGTGAAGTCTGCAAAGAGGCACAATCTAAATACAAATGCCCTGCATGTCTTGTTCCTTA CTGCTCTCTTGGTTGCTTCAAGAAGCATAAAG AAACCCCGTGTGCCAAGCCAGTATTTTCACAGGATAACTTGAGTAATAATACTATTACTCAAGTACAAG CCTCTGATCCAGGACCGCCTCAAAATAGGCCATTAATTGCAGATGTTACAAGTGAGTTGCTGCCAAAACCACTACCGGAGGCTTTAG CTTCTGATCTCGAACCACCTCAAGGAAGGCCATTAATTGCAGATGGTACATGTGAGAAACTGCTAAAACCACAACTGGAGGCTATAG CTTCTTCTGCTGAAATTCGCAGTGCACTGAAGGATGAAAGTTTTCGAAAACTTATATGCAGTATCGATGGTGCTTCAGATCCTGAAAAT GAGCTTGAGAAAGCTATGGGAGCGGAAGCATTCCGTATCTTTACTGACAAG ATTCTATCTGTTATGGATCAATAA
- the LOC126655395 gene encoding uncharacterized protein LOC126655395 isoform X2 encodes MAPKQCEVCKEAQSKYKCPACLVPYCSLGCFKKHKETPCAKPVFSQDNLSNNTITQVQGPPQNRPLIADVTSELLPKPLPEALASDLEPPQGRPLIADGTCEKLLKPQLEAIASSAEIRSALKDESFRKLICSIDGASDPENELEKAMGAEAFRIFTDKILSVMDQ; translated from the exons ATGGCTCCTAAACAGTGTGAAGTCTGCAAAGAGGCACAATCTAAATACAAATGCCCTGCATGTCTTGTTCCTTA CTGCTCTCTTGGTTGCTTCAAGAAGCATAAAG AAACCCCGTGTGCCAAGCCAGTATTTTCACAGGATAACTTGAGTAATAATACTATTACTCAAGTACAAG GACCGCCTCAAAATAGGCCATTAATTGCAGATGTTACAAGTGAGTTGCTGCCAAAACCACTACCGGAGGCTTTAG CTTCTGATCTCGAACCACCTCAAGGAAGGCCATTAATTGCAGATGGTACATGTGAGAAACTGCTAAAACCACAACTGGAGGCTATAG CTTCTTCTGCTGAAATTCGCAGTGCACTGAAGGATGAAAGTTTTCGAAAACTTATATGCAGTATCGATGGTGCTTCAGATCCTGAAAAT GAGCTTGAGAAAGCTATGGGAGCGGAAGCATTCCGTATCTTTACTGACAAG ATTCTATCTGTTATGGATCAATAA
- the LOC126655394 gene encoding transcription factor PIF1-like isoform X1, translating to MNHFVPDFEMDDDCAIPNSSAFARPRKSIPSAAAEDEIMELLWQNGQVVVQSQTQMSMKKQPQPPSHHHDAVEQTNPREHNNNNNNNNNLFIQEDEMASWLHYPLNDSNFDQDFCADFLYPPSSAAPAACVTSTTTANTSAAQVRTQQLATATASRPPIPPMRRPEAVQNFAYFSRHRARAGGTHAEESGPSNSKPVARESTVIDSSVTPAPMISESRISEAAVGRCTPGGAVLGDNREMICEMTVTSSTGGSSASAEPSTTVMKQTAAEDRKRKGREEETEYYPSEDVEFESANGKKQARGSTSTKRSRAAEVHNLSERRRRDRINEKMKALQELIPRCNKSDKASMLDEAIEYLKSLQLQVQMMSMGCSMVPMMFPGIQHYMPPMGMGMGMEMGMNRPMMPFPNVLAGSPLAAAAHMGPRFPMPAFHMPADPSRIQGANQSEPALNAVSMQNVNQARLPHFVDPYQQYLSIQQMQISASQNQTIVQPSTSKPSSSQGVDNLDNHQSGT from the exons atGAATCATTTTGTTCCGGATTTCGAAATGGACGACGATTGTGCTATTCCGAATTCTTCGGCGTTTGCTCGTCCGAGAAAATCAATCCC GTCTGCGGCGGCGGAGGATGAAATTATGGAGCTGTTATGGCAAAACGGTCAGGTAGTAGTGCAAAGTCAGACGCAAATGTCGATGAAGAAACAACCACAACCGCCGTCTCACCACCACGACGCGGTGGAGCAAACAAACCCTAGAgaacataataataataataataataataataatctttttATTCAAGAAGATGAGATGGCTTCGTGGCTTCATTATCCGCTAAATGATTCGAATTTCGATCAAGATTTTTGCGCCGATTTTCTTTATCCGCCGTCCTCAGCCGCGCCTGCCGCTTGTGTTACTTCCACCACCACAGCTAATACTAGCGCCGCTCAAGTCCGGACACAGCAGCTGGCTACTGCAACAGCTTCTAGACCGCCGATTCCACCGATGAGACGACCGGAGGCGGTGCAAAATTTCGCCTACTTTTCAAGACACAGAGCTAGAGCTGGCGGTACTCACGCCGAAGAATCTGGACCATCTAATTCAAAACCAGTGGCGAGAGAGTCAACGGTTATTGACTCGAGTGTAACGCCGGCTCCGATGATATCAGAGTCGAGAATTTCAGAGGCGGCGGTTGGGAGATGCACTCCCGGCGGTGCGGTACTCGGTGATAACAGAGAGATGATATGCGAGATGACGGTGACGTCATCTACCGGTGGTTCTAGTGCAAGCGCGGAGCCGTCAACGACGGTGATGAAACAAACGGCGGCGGAGGATAGGAAACGGAAAGGAAGGGAAGAAGAAACGGAATACTATCCGAGCGAG GATGTTGAATTTGAATCTGCAAATGGAAAGAAACAAGCAAGAGGATCAACATCAACAAAGAGATCTCGCGCTGCAGAAGTTCACAACCTTTCAGAAAGG agaCGGCGTGAccgaataaatgaaaaaatgaaaGCGCTGCAAGAGCTTATACCTCGATGCAACAAG TCAGATAAAGCTTCTATGTTAGATGAGGCAATTGAATACCTGAAATCTCTTCAGTTGCAAGTACAG ATGATGTCCATGGGATGCAGCATGGTCCCGATGATGTTTCCCGGCATTCAGCATTATATGCCACcaatggggatggggatgggcATGGAAATGGGAATGAATCGACCTATGATGCCATTTCCCAATGTTCTAGCTGGTTCGCCCCTGGCTGCAGCAGCTCACATGGGTCCGAGGTTCCCTATGCCAGCTTTTCATATGCCTGCTGATCCATCTAGAATCCAAGGCGCAAACCAGTCAGAGCCGGCTCTAAATGCAGTGAGCATGCAGAACGTAAATCAAGCACGATTGCCACATTTTGTCGATCCTTACCAGCAATACCTTAGTATTCAGCAGATGCAGATATCAGCATCCCAG AACCAAACAATAGTCCAGCCAAGTACCAGCAAGCCAAGTAGCAGTCAAGGAGTCGATAATCTTGATAATCACCAGTCAG GAACATGA
- the LOC126655394 gene encoding transcription factor PIF1-like isoform X2, with product MNHFVPDFEMDDDCAIPNSSAFARPRKSIPSAAAEDEIMELLWQNGQVVVQSQTQMSMKKQPQPPSHHHDAVEQTNPREHNNNNNNNNNLFIQEDEMASWLHYPLNDSNFDQDFCADFLYPPSSAAPAACVTSTTTANTSAAQVRTQQLATATASRPPIPPMRRPEAVQNFAYFSRHRARAGGTHAEESGPSNSKPVARESTVIDSSVTPAPMISESRISEAAVGRCTPGGAVLGDNREMICEMTVTSSTGGSSASAEPSTTVMKQTAAEDRKRKGREEETEYYPSEDVEFESANGKKQARGSTSTKRSRAAEVHNLSERRRRDRINEKMKALQELIPRCNKSDKASMLDEAIEYLKSLQLQVQHGPDDVSRHSALYATNGDGDGHGNGNESTYDAISQCSSWFAPGCSSSHGSEVPYASFSYAC from the exons atGAATCATTTTGTTCCGGATTTCGAAATGGACGACGATTGTGCTATTCCGAATTCTTCGGCGTTTGCTCGTCCGAGAAAATCAATCCC GTCTGCGGCGGCGGAGGATGAAATTATGGAGCTGTTATGGCAAAACGGTCAGGTAGTAGTGCAAAGTCAGACGCAAATGTCGATGAAGAAACAACCACAACCGCCGTCTCACCACCACGACGCGGTGGAGCAAACAAACCCTAGAgaacataataataataataataataataataatctttttATTCAAGAAGATGAGATGGCTTCGTGGCTTCATTATCCGCTAAATGATTCGAATTTCGATCAAGATTTTTGCGCCGATTTTCTTTATCCGCCGTCCTCAGCCGCGCCTGCCGCTTGTGTTACTTCCACCACCACAGCTAATACTAGCGCCGCTCAAGTCCGGACACAGCAGCTGGCTACTGCAACAGCTTCTAGACCGCCGATTCCACCGATGAGACGACCGGAGGCGGTGCAAAATTTCGCCTACTTTTCAAGACACAGAGCTAGAGCTGGCGGTACTCACGCCGAAGAATCTGGACCATCTAATTCAAAACCAGTGGCGAGAGAGTCAACGGTTATTGACTCGAGTGTAACGCCGGCTCCGATGATATCAGAGTCGAGAATTTCAGAGGCGGCGGTTGGGAGATGCACTCCCGGCGGTGCGGTACTCGGTGATAACAGAGAGATGATATGCGAGATGACGGTGACGTCATCTACCGGTGGTTCTAGTGCAAGCGCGGAGCCGTCAACGACGGTGATGAAACAAACGGCGGCGGAGGATAGGAAACGGAAAGGAAGGGAAGAAGAAACGGAATACTATCCGAGCGAG GATGTTGAATTTGAATCTGCAAATGGAAAGAAACAAGCAAGAGGATCAACATCAACAAAGAGATCTCGCGCTGCAGAAGTTCACAACCTTTCAGAAAGG agaCGGCGTGAccgaataaatgaaaaaatgaaaGCGCTGCAAGAGCTTATACCTCGATGCAACAAG TCAGATAAAGCTTCTATGTTAGATGAGGCAATTGAATACCTGAAATCTCTTCAGTTGCAAGTACAG CATGGTCCCGATGATGTTTCCCGGCATTCAGCATTATATGCCACcaatggggatggggatgggcATGGAAATGGGAATGAATCGACCTATGATGCCATTTCCCAATGTTCTAGCTGGTTCGCCCCTGGCTGCAGCAGCTCACATGGGTCCGAGGTTCCCTATGCCAGCTTTTCATATGCCTGCTGA